A single genomic interval of Maledivibacter sp. harbors:
- a CDS encoding recombinase family protein: MKAAIYIRVSTKHIEQESSLQNQKDMFIKYISTKGWTLYKIYKDVDFGTHGKRLGFIEMVEDAKVGKFDVVLAKELSRLARNIGISHGFKQVIMANNIHIICLDGVVWEKL, from the coding sequence ATGAAAGCAGCGATATACATACGTGTATCAACAAAGCATATAGAGCAAGAATCTTCACTACAAAACCAAAAAGATATGTTCATAAAATACATATCAACAAAGGGTTGGACACTCTACAAAATATACAAAGACGTAGACTTTGGTACTCATGGAAAAAGACTTGGATTTATAGAAATGGTAGAAGATGCAAAGGTAGGAAAATTTGACGTAGTACTAGCAAAAGAACTATCAAGGCTAGCAAGAAACATAGGAATAAGCCATGGATTCAAACAAGTAATAATGGCAAATAACATCCACATCATATGCTTAGATGGGGTGGTGTGGGAGAAGTTGTAG
- a CDS encoding helix-turn-helix transcriptional regulator, giving the protein MTDFNDYLDECMKDPDFKKEYDDLAVEYEIKQAMIDARKEKKLTQKELSKLTGIQQSHISRLENANYNPSIAYLKRIAHALGKELHIEFR; this is encoded by the coding sequence ATGACTGATTTTAACGACTATTTAGATGAGTGTATGAAAGACCCAGATTTTAAGAAGGAATACGATGACTTAGCTGTCGAATATGAGATTAAACAAGCCATGATAGATGCGAGGAAAGAAAAAAAGCTTACTCAGAAGGAACTGTCAAAACTGACAGGCATACAGCAAAGTCACATTAGTAGACTTGAAAATGCTAACTATAATCCTAGCATTGCATATCTTAAACGGATTGCTCATGCTCTAGGGAAAGAACTTCATATAGAATTTAGATAA